Sequence from the Fictibacillus arsenicus genome:
GTAAGGCATAATGAAAAAACTGCACAATGAATTAGAAGCCTTCCAATTAGAAAAAGGATGGGAGATCAGCCGGGAAAATTCAGAAAAAAGCATTGAATCACTTTTGCTTAATCATATGATGCTGACGACTGAAATTGCTGAAATAGCTGAAGAACTCCGAAAGCTGATGAATCTCTCATTCGAAATGAGAGAGGAGGGTATCGACAAAGAACATGCGTTTTTATTGGCTAAAAGAGAAGTAGCTGACGATATAGGAAAGGAAATAGCGGACAGTATTGCATATCTGTGCAAGTTTGCGACATTTTTTGGCAGGGACATAGAAGAGGATGTTCATAATAAACTTCACGAAATTAATAACCGTAAAAAACCAAATCTCCAAAAAAGAATGAAGGAAGAGGTAAAACAATGAACATTAAAGCGGATAAATATGAGTTTACATCGCATGACGGAACGAAGATTGCTGCATACGATCATGGAGGATCAGGAGAGGCTTTGATTTTCCTTCATTATTTAGGTGGGAGTGCACCATTATGGCATCCGGTTATCCAGCACTTTTTGGATAAATACCGGGTTGTGACTTATGACATGAGAGGACACGGTCTATCTGGCCAGCCAGATGACGGCTATACCTTTGAAGATACAGCTAAAGATTTAGAGGCAGTGATGGATTTCTTTTCGATTAAAAGTGCTCATCTTGTTGGAAGTTCTTATGGTTGTATGGTCGGGGCATATTTTGCTTCAACTCGTATTGACCGTGTACTGTCACTTGTAAATTCAGAAGGGGCTCTCGTTAATAATACAGGTGATGATGGGTTGTATGATGAATCGTTCGAAGAGCATATCGCAAAGTTTAGAGATCAATTAGATCCAGAGTATGATTCTGTAGAAGCGTATAAAGAATATTATAAAGAAAACTGGAAACCTTGGAATGAGGCAAGGGCTTATTTTGTGGAACACTATGTACCTCGTATGAAAGAAAACGGAAAAGTCGGGCCGCGCACAACGGGTAGTACGATGGAAAAGATTATCGCAGAAATTTATTACACGAACTTTTTAACCTGGTATGAGAAGGTAAAGTGTCCTGTCTTGTTCTTGCCAGCTGAAACAGAAGGAAATCTGGATAAAAAAGAGAGATTCATTGAAAAAGCTTCAAAGGTTCTTCCTTTTTGCAGAAAGGTCATCATTCCAGGAACGACTCATTTAATGATGTACGATCATGAAAAAGAACTTATTCAAACGATTAAAGAATTTTATGCTGATATTCCTGTCTCAGTCAAATAAGAAAGGGCTCCTCTAAGAAGGGAGCCCTGATTTTATGAATGCTGCTCTTTCTTGGAGTCCTTTCGTTTGTAAAACTGTTCTAATGCCATACATGTCAGCATTCCCATGATCAGTCCGTTGCTCAGAAGCGTTACGACGATACTCGGCCATTCTTTCAAAGCAGCTGCCGGAATGAACAGACTGCCGATACCCACCATTAAGGAAGTACTGATAATAAATAGATTTGTATCGGATTTCAACTCTGATTTATATTCTCTGAACGCCAGGCCGATCATGCTGGAGAAAGGAAGAAATATGGTCGCATATCCTACCGGTGCTGGGATACCAGCAAAGAAAAAAGTAAGCGGTGGAAAAAAGCTGATGACGATGATGAACGCATTTCCCAGAATGAAAGCCAAGCTGCTAAACATCTTTGTAGTTAAAATGAAGCCTGAAGCACCAGATATCGGTACACTGGCTACGGCCGAGAATAGACCAGCGATCCACGTATTCAGTCCCATTATGATAGACGAGCGATTATAGTTGATAGGTTCGTATTTTACACTTTCTGATTCATACGCTTTTTCCACCACGTTGATGCTGGCTACCATATTTGTCAGTAATAGTAGCCCCACAAAAAGGGAGGTAAGAATTGCTCCTCCTGATAACTCAGGCATACCCCACGCCAGCCATTCGGGAAACGCAATTACTTTCGTAGATTGCATCGTTTCTTTCGTTAAGTTTAATAGTTTAAACAGCCCCCATCCCAATATGAGGGAGATA
This genomic interval carries:
- a CDS encoding purine/pyrimidine permease, coding for MKLTFSSLQWMVFILAGSLVAPIAIGDAFGMTQAETADLLQRSFFIIGLSAILQVLFGHKLPINEGPAGLWWGVFTVYAGIVASGALTAANGLQQLTAGMLISGILFFLLGAFRIITSVRALFTPLVTGTYLILLVSQLSGSFIKGILGIGYLQENADAKVAAASLFILVLSIGLGKSKVRWLRSYSILISLILGWGLFKLLNLTKETMQSTKVIAFPEWLAWGMPELSGGAILTSLFVGLLLLTNMVASINVVEKAYESESVKYEPINYNRSSIIMGLNTWIAGLFSAVASVPISGASGFILTTKMFSSLAFILGNAFIIVISFFPPLTFFFAGIPAPVGYATIFLPFSSMIGLAFREYKSELKSDTNLFIISTSLMVGIGSLFIPAAALKEWPSIVVTLLSNGLIMGMLTCMALEQFYKRKDSKKEQHS
- a CDS encoding alpha/beta fold hydrolase; translation: MNIKADKYEFTSHDGTKIAAYDHGGSGEALIFLHYLGGSAPLWHPVIQHFLDKYRVVTYDMRGHGLSGQPDDGYTFEDTAKDLEAVMDFFSIKSAHLVGSSYGCMVGAYFASTRIDRVLSLVNSEGALVNNTGDDGLYDESFEEHIAKFRDQLDPEYDSVEAYKEYYKENWKPWNEARAYFVEHYVPRMKENGKVGPRTTGSTMEKIIAEIYYTNFLTWYEKVKCPVLFLPAETEGNLDKKERFIEKASKVLPFCRKVIIPGTTHLMMYDHEKELIQTIKEFYADIPVSVK